A window of Costertonia aggregata contains these coding sequences:
- a CDS encoding KAP family P-loop NTPase fold protein, whose protein sequence is MKKNYRVTFIFAGLLILFFNPIKKLVDKVVVNPVLSKIESNLAIDLIFAILLFLIVRKVYLNFKNKSYISLHQWIFSITSIGFYLFTRFYLDYNFYGFSFCEHLKYFDVLSFYLLIAPFTTIFSVFHKRFKKKGNHDNLFDDSPIKLEKEDALDRNYKAKRIANEIFQSKTSEAIGFGITGEWGSGKTSFLNLLKKEINNKNTEKDFILIDFNPWLNLGVEPIIKDFFDTIQEALRPYSEDVYREIKKYSHSILNVSKTNFTDTLKEILTFALKKNISADFKALNSLLKNLNKRVIIFIDDFDRLQSNEIFEILRLIRNTASFDCFVYVVAFDKDYLNKSLENLNIPKPEKFSEKIFLKEEHLIPVTQSQIKEFIKATLISKVDDKTEEIESYFGTNSVIFRTEGNDIPLNHLRDAKRFLNSFVNDYVSIKNEVVFEDYFLLKLLKFKFYDIYILLFLHKDKFLNNRGQSYGGGGTIYYLKNRYENDNNSTFGIRTKEYKESILGKFMLEQLNYKEEIVLKVGKIMNRLFEIDTYQQKSHLSLAFERNYHKYFKDNLNIEDLSEVDFKQTLSSDFEAIKGKIKEWKEKKVLDLVKYRFYELNIADIDSRENYEKIVKTIFYIANLEVVSSYYGQHVLGYDNTTLQNFISNKDNIISNKFYAGQNQEFKRFILDVLGNSQTPFLFESDFLNHVIDDNFKEDNFILSGEEIKNTLTNYLRDYLDNSDELSSRVWALFHNCKTNTTKLNEQHQRVTSYSYFDGAQDLLINFMKKDLDSFLVTFIEAMPFRGKNGGDNLIGVSHGIKNNIFGSFQAFEDWLNGLSEEDLSKPSIFKEEFLKFFVLCKENEFSKVEFDFKFPPAVDKLKSLER, encoded by the coding sequence ATGAAAAAAAACTATAGAGTAACTTTTATTTTTGCGGGCTTGTTAATTCTGTTTTTTAACCCGATTAAGAAACTAGTTGATAAAGTCGTCGTAAATCCCGTTCTCAGTAAGATAGAATCGAATCTGGCCATAGATTTAATATTTGCAATTCTATTGTTTTTGATAGTTCGAAAAGTATATCTCAATTTTAAAAATAAAAGTTATATATCTCTGCATCAATGGATCTTTAGCATAACATCGATTGGGTTTTATCTATTCACAAGGTTTTATCTCGACTATAATTTTTATGGTTTTTCTTTTTGTGAACATTTAAAATATTTTGATGTATTATCATTTTATCTACTCATAGCCCCCTTTACTACTATTTTTTCTGTTTTTCATAAAAGGTTTAAAAAAAAGGGAAATCATGATAACCTTTTTGACGACTCTCCAATAAAGCTTGAAAAAGAAGATGCTCTCGACCGAAATTATAAGGCTAAGCGAATTGCAAACGAGATTTTTCAATCTAAGACTAGTGAGGCAATTGGATTTGGGATTACTGGCGAATGGGGGAGTGGCAAAACTTCATTTTTGAACTTACTTAAAAAAGAAATCAACAATAAGAACACCGAAAAAGATTTTATTTTAATTGATTTTAATCCATGGCTCAACTTAGGGGTAGAACCAATTATTAAAGATTTCTTTGATACAATTCAGGAAGCACTAAGACCTTACAGCGAAGATGTTTACAGAGAAATAAAGAAATACTCTCATTCTATATTGAATGTCAGTAAAACTAATTTTACAGATACCCTAAAAGAGATTTTGACGTTCGCATTGAAAAAAAATATATCTGCTGATTTTAAGGCCTTAAACTCTCTTCTTAAAAACCTTAATAAAAGGGTGATAATTTTCATTGATGATTTTGATCGACTTCAGTCGAATGAAATTTTCGAAATTCTAAGACTAATTAGAAATACCGCTAGTTTCGATTGTTTTGTCTATGTAGTGGCATTTGATAAAGATTATTTGAATAAATCATTGGAAAATTTAAACATACCTAAACCTGAAAAGTTTTCAGAGAAGATATTCTTAAAAGAAGAGCATCTAATTCCTGTTACCCAATCTCAAATAAAAGAATTTATTAAGGCTACATTAATATCAAAAGTCGATGACAAGACGGAAGAAATTGAATCATATTTTGGAACCAATTCTGTAATATTTAGAACAGAAGGAAATGATATTCCATTAAATCATTTAAGAGACGCTAAAAGGTTTTTAAATTCTTTTGTTAATGATTACGTATCTATAAAAAACGAAGTGGTTTTTGAAGATTATTTTTTACTTAAACTATTAAAATTTAAGTTCTATGATATTTACATCTTATTGTTTTTACATAAGGATAAATTTTTAAATAATAGAGGTCAATCCTATGGTGGTGGTGGGACCATCTATTATTTAAAGAATAGATATGAGAATGATAATAATTCAACTTTCGGAATTAGAACTAAGGAATACAAAGAATCAATCCTCGGTAAATTTATGCTTGAGCAACTCAATTATAAGGAGGAAATAGTTTTAAAGGTTGGAAAAATAATGAATAGACTATTTGAAATAGATACATACCAACAAAAAAGTCATTTGTCATTAGCTTTCGAACGGAATTATCATAAATACTTTAAAGATAATTTGAATATTGAAGATTTATCTGAAGTTGATTTCAAACAAACATTAAGTTCTGATTTTGAAGCAATTAAAGGTAAAATTAAAGAATGGAAGGAAAAGAAAGTACTTGATTTAGTTAAATATCGTTTTTACGAATTAAATATTGCTGACATTGATTCTAGGGAAAACTATGAAAAAATTGTAAAAACCATCTTTTATATTGCAAATTTGGAAGTTGTTAGTTCTTACTATGGACAACATGTATTAGGTTACGATAACACAACATTACAAAACTTTATTTCTAATAAAGATAATATTATATCCAATAAGTTTTATGCTGGGCAAAATCAAGAATTTAAGCGTTTCATTCTAGACGTTTTAGGGAATTCTCAAACACCATTCTTATTTGAATCTGATTTTTTAAATCATGTGATAGATGATAATTTTAAAGAGGATAATTTTATTTTGTCTGGAGAAGAGATTAAAAATACATTAACTAATTACTTAAGAGACTATTTAGATAACTCCGACGAATTGTCTAGTAGGGTTTGGGCATTATTTCACAATTGCAAAACAAATACCACGAAATTAAATGAGCAACATCAAAGGGTAACAAGTTATAGTTATTTTGATGGTGCCCAAGATTTGTTAATTAATTTTATGAAAAAGGATTTAGATAGTTTTCTAGTTACTTTCATAGAAGCCATGCCGTTCCGAGGAAAAAATGGAGGGGATAATTTAATTGGAGTTTCTCATGGTATAAAAAACAATATTTTCGGGAGTTTCCAAGCTTTTGAAGATTGGTTAAATGGTTTAAGTGAAGAGGATTTATCTAAACCTAGCATATTTAAAGAAGAATTTTTGAAATTTTTTGTATTGTGTAAAGAAAATGAATTCAGCAAAGTAGAATTTGATTTTAAATTTCCACCAGCAGTTGACAAATTAAAATCACTTGAACGATGA
- the hpf gene encoding ribosome hibernation-promoting factor, HPF/YfiA family — MNINFEYDGVTASKRLEALAEKKINKLVDKYDFIVRADVFFKKENTSSPETGMICNIRLSAPGPRLFADASKSSFEASITESTDELERQLRKRKDKMKSY; from the coding sequence ATGAACATCAACTTCGAATATGATGGCGTAACCGCCAGTAAACGTTTAGAGGCCTTGGCCGAAAAAAAGATAAATAAATTGGTAGATAAGTACGATTTTATCGTACGTGCCGATGTTTTCTTCAAAAAGGAAAACACATCCTCACCTGAAACCGGAATGATCTGTAATATTCGCCTTAGCGCCCCTGGCCCAAGGTTGTTTGCCGATGCAAGCAAAAGTAGTTTTGAGGCATCGATAACCGAATCTACCGATGAGCTTGAACGTCAGCTACGAAAGCGTAAGGATAAAATGAAATCATACTAA
- a CDS encoding YceI family protein encodes MRSIFFYVFTILLLQPVFGQFNIDEESVEITFRFESKDVNGSISGFDSSSTIDFEDLDNSSFKGSVMAKTIETGNSIRDWSLKRSKYFNADDYPRLYFESSSVYRSEGSASYTVKGNLTLKGIVKPITWKFVKDGNTLVGTTTLFSSDFGINIKKKRADNKVKVKLTARLKQ; translated from the coding sequence ATGCGAAGTATATTTTTTTATGTTTTTACTATTTTGTTGCTTCAGCCTGTATTTGGTCAATTCAATATTGATGAAGAATCCGTTGAAATTACGTTCCGTTTTGAATCAAAGGACGTAAATGGCAGTATTTCAGGTTTTGACTCCTCCTCTACCATCGATTTTGAAGATTTGGACAATAGCTCCTTTAAAGGGTCCGTTATGGCCAAAACCATAGAAACCGGTAACTCTATCAGGGATTGGTCATTAAAAAGAAGCAAATACTTTAATGCGGATGACTATCCGCGATTATATTTTGAGAGCAGTTCGGTATATCGTTCGGAAGGTAGTGCTTCATACACCGTAAAAGGCAATTTGACCCTAAAAGGCATCGTAAAACCGATAACTTGGAAATTTGTTAAAGACGGTAATACATTGGTAGGTACCACTACCCTATTTTCGTCTGATTTTGGTATCAATATCAAAAAGAAAAGAGCCGACAATAAAGTAAAGGTGAAACTAACCGCCCGGTTAAAACAATAA
- a CDS encoding TerC family protein: protein MWVWILFIAIVLVFLALDLGVFNRKEHVIKSKEAGIWTAVWVTVALSFSGVIYWLFSSGLVENPTGLTPNNAVLKYVTGYLIELSLSIDNVFVIAVIFSAFKIPPIYQHRVLFWGILGAIVFRGLMIVFGVALITKFEWIIYVFGVFLLWTAYKMLKSDDTDFDPKKSLVFRQLKKIYPITGTIHGNHFFVKRMGIKAATPLFVALIVIELTDVLFALDSIPAILAITADPFIVFSSNILAILGLRSMYFLISRMLEKFRYINYSLVVILAFVGLKMLFSHQIELPEWVSLTVISVALVAGVVASLAIPQKKEVLKE from the coding sequence ATGTGGGTTTGGATATTGTTTATCGCTATAGTTCTTGTGTTCTTGGCCTTGGATTTAGGGGTCTTTAACCGAAAGGAGCACGTCATTAAAAGCAAGGAAGCCGGTATATGGACAGCGGTATGGGTTACCGTTGCCCTTAGCTTTAGTGGTGTTATTTATTGGCTTTTTTCTTCCGGATTGGTCGAAAACCCCACTGGGCTCACTCCAAACAATGCAGTTCTTAAATATGTAACGGGATATCTCATAGAGCTCTCCCTGAGCATTGACAATGTTTTTGTCATTGCCGTAATTTTCTCCGCATTTAAGATTCCGCCCATATACCAACATAGGGTACTTTTTTGGGGTATTTTGGGAGCTATTGTTTTTAGGGGGTTAATGATTGTATTTGGAGTGGCCTTGATTACCAAATTTGAATGGATCATATATGTATTCGGTGTTTTTTTACTATGGACCGCCTATAAAATGCTTAAGTCCGATGATACGGATTTCGACCCAAAAAAATCATTGGTTTTTCGTCAGCTTAAAAAGATATATCCCATTACCGGAACCATACATGGGAATCATTTTTTCGTAAAACGTATGGGTATCAAGGCCGCGACTCCCCTATTTGTGGCACTGATAGTCATCGAATTGACCGATGTGCTCTTTGCTCTGGACAGTATTCCGGCAATTTTGGCCATTACGGCAGACCCTTTTATTGTTTTCAGCTCCAACATACTAGCTATTCTGGGATTACGATCCATGTATTTCCTGATTTCCCGGATGTTGGAAAAATTTAGGTATATCAATTACAGTTTGGTGGTAATTTTGGCTTTTGTTGGCTTAAAAATGTTGTTCTCCCATCAAATAGAACTGCCGGAGTGGGTCTCGCTCACTGTAATTTCCGTGGCACTTGTCGCGGGAGTGGTCGCCTCGTTGGCGATTCCTCAGAAAAAAGAGGTTTTGAAAGAATAG
- a CDS encoding phosphopantetheine-binding protein yields the protein MQDEAKYQKLTDIIKVYLPEDVSVEDIQPESNFLNELNINSANLVDIVLDVEDAFDIMLENEDMEAMQTVNDALQIIDKKLAAK from the coding sequence ATGCAAGACGAAGCCAAATATCAAAAACTTACCGATATCATAAAGGTATACCTGCCCGAAGATGTTTCGGTAGAGGACATACAGCCAGAAAGCAATTTTTTAAACGAACTGAACATCAATTCGGCCAATTTGGTCGACATTGTTCTTGATGTTGAAGATGCCTTTGACATTATGCTGGAAAATGAGGATATGGAGGCCATGCAAACCGTTAATGATGCACTTCAAATTATCGATAAGAAATTAGCCGCCAAATAA
- a CDS encoding beta-ketoacyl-[acyl-carrier-protein] synthase family protein has product MNQRVVITGLGVCAPNGVGLADFTSALQNGKSGIRFHSRLKELAFGCQIAGEPLIKDNYLNNYFTPLQLRGLHASGIVYGVIAGMDAWKDADLSKANENQPNWDNGIVFGTGILGVDKFREAIHLIDDKKVRRLGSTSVMQTMASGISAYLGGVLGCGNMVTTNSSACSTGTEAILMAHERISSGKAKRILAGSCSDSGPYVWGGFDAMRILPRNYNDNPTAASRPMSATANGFVPGSGAGALVLESLDSARERGANIYAEVLGGATNSGGQRGQGTMTAPNSQAVQYCIVKAVENSNISKSDIDVINGHLTATSKDALEIKNWSEALERSGTDFPYINSFKSTIGHCLAAAGSIESVGSILQFKTGQVFGNRNCEDVHPEIAQIIDFDTIPQKTMDYRPQIIAKASFGFGDVNACVIFRAFNDKA; this is encoded by the coding sequence ATGAACCAAAGGGTCGTTATCACGGGTCTAGGTGTGTGCGCTCCTAATGGTGTGGGATTGGCAGATTTTACATCTGCCCTACAAAACGGTAAAAGCGGCATCCGTTTTCACTCCCGTCTAAAGGAGTTGGCATTTGGTTGCCAAATAGCCGGGGAGCCTTTGATCAAGGACAATTATCTGAACAACTATTTTACGCCGTTACAACTTAGGGGATTACACGCTTCCGGTATCGTATACGGGGTCATTGCGGGAATGGATGCTTGGAAAGATGCCGACCTGTCAAAAGCCAATGAAAATCAACCGAACTGGGATAACGGTATTGTTTTTGGAACCGGAATTTTAGGTGTGGACAAGTTCAGGGAAGCTATTCATCTTATCGATGATAAAAAAGTACGCCGATTGGGAAGCACCAGTGTTATGCAGACCATGGCAAGCGGTATAAGCGCCTATTTAGGCGGGGTTTTAGGTTGCGGCAATATGGTTACCACCAATTCGTCGGCATGTAGCACGGGTACTGAAGCTATTTTGATGGCCCATGAGCGTATTTCATCAGGGAAAGCCAAACGAATACTCGCCGGTAGCTGTAGCGATAGTGGACCTTACGTTTGGGGTGGATTTGATGCCATGCGGATTCTTCCTAGAAATTACAATGACAATCCCACAGCTGCAAGTAGACCCATGAGTGCCACCGCCAACGGTTTTGTTCCCGGAAGTGGAGCAGGGGCATTGGTTCTGGAATCCTTGGATTCGGCTCGGGAAAGAGGTGCTAATATCTATGCAGAGGTATTGGGCGGTGCAACCAACAGTGGCGGCCAAAGGGGACAAGGTACGATGACGGCACCCAATAGCCAAGCGGTACAATACTGTATCGTAAAAGCAGTGGAAAACTCAAATATTTCCAAATCGGATATAGATGTAATCAACGGTCACTTGACCGCTACTTCAAAAGATGCCCTGGAAATCAAAAATTGGAGCGAGGCCTTGGAGCGCTCGGGAACGGATTTCCCCTATATCAATTCGTTCAAAAGTACGATTGGGCATTGTTTGGCCGCTGCTGGTAGCATTGAATCCGTAGGTAGTATCCTTCAGTTCAAAACCGGACAAGTTTTTGGGAACCGTAACTGCGAGGATGTTCATCCAGAGATAGCCCAAATTATCGATTTTGATACAATTCCCCAGAAAACCATGGATTATAGACCGCAAATTATCGCAAAGGCAAGTTTTGGCTTTGGGGATGTAAATGCATGTGTTATTTTTAGGGCTTTTAACGACAAAGCTTAA